From Prevotella melaninogenica, the proteins below share one genomic window:
- a CDS encoding ABC transporter permease, with product MILKYLLRKEFTQIRRNSFLPRLIITFPIMIMCVMPWVMNMEVKNIVVDVVDNDRSTLSQQLVHEIEANKYFIFHGQQPTYAQALKNIEHSEADVVVVIPQNYSRDLNSGRVPQVLIAANAVNGTKGALGSGYLSQIVSANVLPSTTAIKSKIDTLYLYNKHLNFKVFMIPALLAMVMMMITGYLPTLNIVSEKEKGTIEQINVTPVSKWTFILSKLIPYWMIAFFIVTVCLLLSWLLYDITPVGNIALIYLLSMLLALFFSSFGLIISNYSDTMQQAIFVMWFFMVILLLLSGLFTPTRSMPPFAYLSTYINPVSYFIEAMRTVFIRGGNISSIAHQLLALSGIGLFMGTWTVVSYKKNKR from the coding sequence ATGATACTAAAATATCTTCTAAGAAAGGAATTCACCCAGATACGTCGTAACTCCTTTCTGCCAAGACTTATCATTACCTTCCCGATAATGATTATGTGCGTTATGCCGTGGGTAATGAATATGGAGGTTAAGAACATTGTTGTGGATGTTGTCGACAACGACCGCTCTACCCTCTCACAACAATTAGTACACGAGATAGAAGCAAACAAATACTTCATCTTCCATGGGCAGCAGCCTACCTACGCACAAGCACTCAAGAATATAGAACATTCTGAGGCGGATGTTGTGGTTGTTATCCCCCAGAACTACAGCCGTGATTTAAACTCAGGACGTGTTCCACAGGTCCTGATTGCGGCTAATGCTGTCAATGGAACAAAGGGAGCACTGGGTTCGGGATACCTTTCTCAGATTGTTTCTGCAAATGTCTTGCCCTCTACAACAGCCATAAAGTCAAAGATTGACACGCTTTATCTCTACAACAAACATCTTAACTTCAAGGTTTTTATGATTCCTGCACTGTTGGCTATGGTGATGATGATGATAACTGGTTACCTACCAACACTTAACATCGTCAGCGAAAAAGAGAAGGGAACAATTGAACAGATAAACGTGACACCCGTGAGCAAATGGACTTTCATACTTTCGAAGTTGATTCCTTATTGGATGATAGCTTTCTTCATCGTGACGGTTTGTCTGTTGTTATCTTGGCTTCTCTACGACATCACCCCTGTAGGGAATATAGCCCTCATCTATCTCCTTTCGATGTTGCTTGCACTGTTCTTCTCATCCTTTGGACTGATTATTTCTAATTACTCCGATACCATGCAGCAGGCAATCTTCGTGATGTGGTTCTTCATGGTTATACTCCTGTTGCTCTCAGGACTATTCACCCCGACACGTTCGATGCCACCTTTTGCTTATCTTTCCACTTATATCAACCCTGTGAGCTACTTCATTGAGGCGATGCGTACAGTATTCATCCGTGGTGGAAACATCAGTAGCATAGCTCATCAGCTGCTTGCCCTCTCGGGAATAGGTCTCTTTATGGGAACTTGGACGGTAGTGAGTTATAAGAAGAACAAAAGATAG
- a CDS encoding ABC transporter permease produces MNPFFSFVIKETKHILRDKRTMLMLFGMPIVMMLLFGFAVTNDVRNVRIIVVMSNADNATQQVADRLAASEYFTLTKVVTTPNEAEKAIRDQKADMAIVFSQDFASKKSGYQLIVDGADPNMAQQWTIYANAVINNTEAKAVNTKLLYNPRMKSTYNFVPAIMGTLLMLVCAMMTSISIVREKEKGTMEVLLVSPTKPLMIIVAKLVPYLVLAFTILSIILLMSSFVLGVPIKGSLVWIYVVSTIYILLALSLGILVSTIAETQLVALLISAMLLMMPVIMLSGMMFPIESMPKILQYISAIVPTRYYISAMRKLMIMGVGIEEVYFEVSILISMLIALMSLALAKFNKRLE; encoded by the coding sequence ATGAACCCATTTTTTTCATTTGTTATCAAGGAAACCAAGCATATTCTTCGCGACAAACGCACGATGTTGATGCTGTTTGGTATGCCCATCGTAATGATGCTTCTCTTTGGTTTTGCCGTCACCAATGATGTGCGAAACGTACGCATTATTGTCGTAATGAGCAATGCTGACAATGCCACTCAGCAAGTAGCTGACCGCTTGGCAGCCTCTGAATACTTCACATTGACAAAGGTTGTGACGACTCCTAATGAAGCCGAGAAAGCTATCCGTGACCAAAAAGCCGACATGGCAATCGTCTTTTCACAGGATTTTGCAAGTAAGAAGTCGGGCTATCAACTCATTGTCGATGGTGCAGACCCCAACATGGCACAGCAATGGACCATCTATGCCAATGCCGTTATCAATAATACAGAGGCAAAGGCGGTGAACACAAAGCTACTTTACAACCCTCGGATGAAGTCTACTTATAACTTCGTCCCTGCCATTATGGGTACGTTGCTGATGCTCGTATGTGCTATGATGACCTCTATTTCCATAGTCCGTGAGAAGGAGAAAGGGACCATGGAGGTGCTGCTTGTATCGCCAACAAAGCCCTTAATGATTATTGTTGCGAAGTTAGTACCCTATCTTGTGCTTGCCTTCACCATCCTTTCAATCATCTTACTCATGTCGTCCTTCGTATTAGGCGTACCCATAAAGGGTTCCTTGGTCTGGATATACGTGGTTTCAACTATCTACATCCTATTAGCGCTATCGTTAGGAATCCTTGTGTCAACAATAGCCGAGACACAACTCGTTGCCCTCCTCATATCAGCGATGTTATTAATGATGCCTGTCATTATGCTCTCTGGAATGATGTTCCCAATAGAGTCAATGCCGAAGATATTACAATACATCTCAGCCATTGTCCCTACTCGTTATTACATCAGTGCGATGCGTAAACTGATGATTATGGGTGTCGGAATTGAAGAAGTTTACTTTGAAGTGTCCATACTTATAAGTATGCTCATAGCCTTGATGTCGCTTGCACTGGCTAAGTTTAACAAACGATTAGAATAG